The genomic window CTCGTTGTATCGTTCCTTTGAATGTTTAACTACACTGATAGGGCTGGAACCACTATCGCCATCCACTTCGACATTTGCTTCAACTCAAGAAAATCAATCAGGTTACGTAAGTAGTTCGGCTCTGTTTTGGCGCCTTCACAGACAATAAGCACTCGGTCATAACTGGCGCGTCGGGCTCGTCTGCGTGCCAGGTCGAGTGCCATTCTTGCTTTGCGTTTGTGAAAAAGGTCATCGCTGCCACTCAACACCCCATTGCCATTTTTACATTTTTCAAGTAAGGCAATGCGCCATAGCGACCTGCCAGATAACCTCGCTCCAGATTTTCCACACCTTTGCGTGGGCTAAAGTCTGTCAGTGGGTAGAGTTTTGATGATTGTTCCTTGTCTTTTTCGCAGAACCAGATTTGGTCTCGACGAAACATTTCCTGGTTAAGGATAGATGTATCGTGTGTTGTAATGATGAGTTGTGCGTTTTTTGGGTTGGTTTCCCTACAATGAAAGAGGTTGATAAGAAACTTCACCATTAATGGGTGCAAATTGTCGTGTAGCTCATCAATAACAAGCACATAACCATTCTTCAGTGTATCTATCCATGGTCCGGCGAGTGCAAAAATTTTCTGCGTGCCGTCAGATTCATCAGCAATATCAAACAGAACCTTTTTCCCGCTCGTCAGGGAGTGGCCTGTTTTAACATTTACAATAGGCTTGTCCCCGAATTCTTCTTCGATTTGCTTTTTGAATTCATCCGGCATATCGTCCGGCAGGTTTTCCTTATTAAACCTTTCTTTTTCAAGTTGAATATCATCAATATCGACATCAGCGCCTTTTAGAAAACTAATAATTTTATTTCTTGTTTCTATATTTTCACATAATTTAATAGAGAACCTCGGGCTCCAAGCACCGATACCAGCAACATGAAGCGTTGAAGAAAACCATTCGAATACAGGTGTTAGCTGTTGATTGTTTAGTTGAATAGCCGTAGAAAGAAACAATGCATTAGAGCGTGTTGCAGCTTGCCATAGTTGCTTTTGTCCTGAAAGTTTCTCCATTTTTCCCCATACATAAGCCTGCGATTTTTCATCATAGGCTCGCTCAATCCATCTTTGTGGACGACCCTTGGGATAAGCCAGTAGCCACTCTTCAATAATTCGCTCTTGCGTTACCGCAAATCCATACTGATAGCGAACCCCTTGGCTAACGAAAGTCACCTCAAATTCACTGGGCTTTTTTTTGCTTGTTTCGTCAAGTAAGAATGTCGTAACGGCCAGCTTTTCTCCGGCTTGGCTTTCCTTAGCAGAACGTATTACGAGCCCCCTCATAA from bacterium BMS3Abin08 includes these protein-coding regions:
- a CDS encoding hypothetical protein (recF/RecN/SMC N terminal domain), with amino-acid sequence MLIEFNVTNYLSIREQTTLSLVKAKSEELKSTNTFVPEAPVTPELLRSSALYGANAAGKSNFIKALQFMRGLVIRSAKESQAGEKLAVTTFLLDETSKKKPSEFEVTFVSQGVRYQYGFAVTQERIIEEWLLAYPKGRPQRWIERAYDEKSQAYVWGKMEKLSGQKQLWQAATRSNALFLSTAIQLNNQQLTPVFEWFSSTLHVAGIGAWSPRFSIKLCENIETRNKIISFLKGADVDIDDIQLEKERFNKENLPDDMPDEFKKQIEEEFGDKPIVNVKTGHSLTSGKKVLFDIADESDGTQKIFALAGPWIDTLKNGYVLVIDELHDNLHPLMVKFLINLFHCRETNPKNAQLIITTHDTSILNQEMFRRDQIWFCEKDKEQSSKLYPLTDFSPRKGVENLERGYLAGRYGALPYLKNVKMAMGC